Proteins encoded together in one Streptomyces sp. NBC_01216 window:
- a CDS encoding MFS transporter — protein sequence MSVLEPRDADVAPAGEPDVVRAGEPAAPPSAGGSVLDRDHRALTTGVVCVVLLIAFEATAVGTAMPVAARELHGIPLYAFAFSAYFTTSLFGMVLAGQWSDRGGPLAPLTTGMSAFAAGLLLAGTASGMWPFILGRAVQGLGGGLVIVGLYVVVSRAYSEQLRPAIMAAFAACWVVPSVVGPLVSGTITEHLGWRWVFLGIPALVVLPLAVALPAIRRTASGPADPAAPVPPYDRRRIRRALALSAGAGLLQYAAQDLRPFSLLPAAAGAALLVPAALGLLPRGTYRAVRGLPAVVLLRGISAGAFIAAESFVPLMLVTQRGLSPTLAGLSLAVGGATWALGSYVQSRPWTEPYRERLVVIGMLLVATAIATAPSVLVASVPVWTVAVAWAFGCLGMGLVIASTSVLLLKLSAPAEAGANSAALQISDGLSNVILLAAGGAAFAALGGGAIGHGTAAAAGTVSHPSAFVVVFLPMAGVAAVGAWVATRLGGPAPRP from the coding sequence ATGAGTGTCCTGGAGCCCCGCGACGCCGACGTCGCCCCGGCCGGAGAACCCGACGTCGTCCGGGCCGGAGAACCCGCAGCTCCTCCGAGTGCCGGAGGCTCCGTACTCGACCGGGACCACCGGGCGCTCACGACCGGCGTCGTCTGCGTCGTCCTCCTCATCGCCTTCGAGGCGACGGCCGTCGGCACCGCCATGCCGGTCGCGGCGCGGGAACTGCACGGCATCCCCCTCTACGCCTTCGCGTTCTCCGCCTACTTCACCACCAGCCTCTTCGGGATGGTCCTGGCCGGGCAGTGGTCGGACCGCGGCGGCCCGCTCGCGCCGCTCACCACGGGCATGTCCGCCTTCGCCGCGGGGCTCCTGCTCGCCGGCACCGCGAGCGGCATGTGGCCCTTCATCCTCGGCCGGGCCGTGCAGGGCCTCGGCGGGGGACTGGTGATCGTCGGGCTGTACGTGGTCGTCAGCCGCGCCTACTCCGAGCAGCTGCGGCCCGCGATCATGGCCGCCTTCGCGGCCTGCTGGGTCGTCCCCTCGGTCGTCGGACCCCTCGTGTCCGGAACGATCACCGAGCATCTCGGATGGCGCTGGGTGTTCCTCGGGATCCCCGCGCTCGTGGTCCTCCCGCTGGCGGTCGCCCTGCCCGCGATCCGTCGCACCGCCTCCGGCCCCGCCGATCCGGCCGCGCCGGTGCCGCCGTACGACCGGCGGCGCATCCGCCGCGCGCTCGCCCTGTCCGCCGGGGCGGGCCTGCTCCAGTACGCGGCGCAGGACCTCCGCCCGTTCTCACTGCTTCCGGCCGCCGCCGGGGCCGCGCTCCTCGTGCCCGCGGCCCTCGGACTGCTGCCGCGCGGCACCTACCGCGCGGTGCGCGGGCTGCCCGCCGTGGTGCTCCTGCGGGGTATCTCGGCGGGGGCCTTCATCGCCGCCGAGTCCTTCGTCCCGCTGATGCTGGTCACCCAGCGTGGCCTGAGTCCCACCCTGGCCGGCCTGTCACTGGCGGTCGGTGGCGCGACCTGGGCACTGGGCTCCTACGTGCAGTCCCGGCCCTGGACGGAGCCGTACCGCGAGCGGCTCGTGGTGATCGGCATGCTGCTCGTCGCGACGGCGATCGCGACCGCGCCGAGCGTGTTGGTCGCCTCGGTGCCGGTGTGGACCGTCGCGGTGGCGTGGGCGTTCGGCTGCCTGGGGATGGGCCTGGTGATCGCCTCGACGAGCGTGCTGCTCTTGAAGCTGTCCGCGCCCGCGGAGGCGGGCGCCAACTCGGCGGCCCTCCAGATCTCGGACGGTCTGTCGAACGTCATCCTGCTGGCGGCCGGCGGCGCGGCCTTCGCGGCCCTCGGTGGTGGGGCGATCGGGCACGGGACGGCGGCGGCCGCCGGTACCGTCTCGCATCCGTCCGCGTTCGTGGTGGTCTTCCTGCCGATGGCGGGCGTGGCGGCGGTCGGGGCGTGGGTGGCGACGCGGCTGGGCGGCCCGGCACCGCGTCCCTGA
- a CDS encoding type II toxin-antitoxin system death-on-curing family toxin has protein sequence MNSRFLTLAEVTEIAGVAFGGEAAPELRAPGLLESAVHRPRARMFGQSAYRDLYEQAAALLHAVATNHPFVDGNKRAAWLSAAVFLAVNGVDLAEVDQDRAYALVIDVAGGVQTDIPGIAERLRDL, from the coding sequence ATGAACAGCCGCTTCCTCACCCTCGCCGAGGTGACGGAGATCGCCGGGGTCGCCTTCGGCGGCGAGGCCGCGCCCGAGCTCCGGGCGCCGGGGCTGCTGGAGTCCGCCGTACACCGGCCCCGGGCCCGGATGTTCGGACAGAGCGCCTACCGCGACCTGTACGAGCAGGCCGCCGCCCTGCTGCACGCCGTCGCCACGAACCACCCCTTCGTCGACGGGAACAAGCGCGCGGCCTGGCTCTCCGCCGCGGTCTTCCTGGCGGTCAACGGAGTCGATCTCGCCGAGGTGGATCAGGACCGGGCGTATGCCCTGGTCATCGATGTCGCCGGTGGCGTGCAGACGGACATTCCGGGTATCGCGGAGCGACTGCGGGACTTGTGA
- a CDS encoding DEAD/DEAH box helicase, whose protein sequence is MTTTATSSHHLSPAFPGRAPWGTANKLRAWQQGAMEKYIQEQPRDFLAVATPGAGKTTFALTLASWLLHHHVVQQITVVAPTEHLKKQWAAAAARIGIKLDPDYSAGPLSKEYQGVAITYAGVGVRPMLHRNRCEQRKTLVILDEIHHAGDSKSWGEACLEAFDPATRRLALTGTPFRSDTNPIPFVTYEEGNDGIRRSSADYTYGYGNALGDGVVRPVIFLSYSGNMRWRTKAGDEIAARLGEPMTKDAVSQAWRTALDPRGDWMPNVLRAADQRLTEVRKGIPDAGGLVIASDQDSARAYAKLIREITGSKATVVLSDEAAASKRIDEFSGNDDRWMVAVRMVSEGVDVPRLAVGVYATTISTPLFFAQAVGRFVRSRRRGETASVFLPTIPNLLGFANEMEVERDHVLDRPKKDGEEDPYAESEKEMAEAEKQQDEDTGEQDMLPFEALESDAVFDRVLYDGAEFGMQAHPGSEEEQDYLGIPGLLEPDQVQLLLQKRQARQIAHSRKKPDTEADLLELPAERRPVVSHKELLELRKQLNTMVGAYVHQSGKPHGVVHTELRRVCGGPPSAEATAGQIRERIKKVQEWATRMR, encoded by the coding sequence GTGACTACCACCGCCACCTCCTCCCACCACCTCTCTCCCGCCTTCCCGGGCCGTGCCCCCTGGGGTACCGCCAACAAGCTGCGTGCCTGGCAGCAGGGCGCCATGGAGAAGTACATCCAGGAGCAGCCCCGCGACTTCCTCGCGGTCGCGACCCCCGGGGCCGGAAAGACCACCTTCGCGCTGACCCTCGCGTCCTGGCTGTTGCACCACCACGTCGTGCAGCAGATCACCGTCGTCGCGCCCACCGAGCACCTGAAGAAGCAGTGGGCCGCGGCGGCCGCCCGGATAGGGATCAAACTCGATCCCGACTACAGCGCCGGACCGCTCAGCAAGGAGTACCAGGGCGTCGCCATCACCTACGCCGGTGTCGGTGTCCGCCCGATGCTGCACCGCAACCGCTGTGAACAGCGCAAGACCCTGGTGATCCTCGACGAGATCCACCACGCCGGTGACTCCAAGTCCTGGGGCGAGGCGTGCCTGGAGGCGTTCGACCCGGCCACCCGTCGACTCGCCCTCACCGGTACGCCCTTTCGCTCCGACACCAACCCCATCCCCTTCGTCACCTACGAGGAGGGCAACGACGGGATCCGGCGGTCCTCCGCGGACTACACCTACGGCTACGGCAACGCCCTCGGCGACGGGGTCGTTCGGCCCGTGATCTTCCTCAGCTACAGCGGCAACATGCGCTGGCGCACCAAAGCGGGAGACGAGATCGCCGCCCGTCTCGGCGAGCCGATGACCAAGGACGCCGTCTCCCAGGCATGGCGCACCGCCCTGGACCCGCGCGGCGACTGGATGCCCAACGTGCTGCGCGCCGCCGACCAGCGGCTTACGGAGGTCAGGAAGGGTATCCCGGACGCCGGCGGCCTCGTGATCGCCTCCGACCAGGACTCCGCGCGTGCCTACGCCAAGCTCATCCGGGAGATCACCGGCAGCAAGGCCACGGTCGTCCTCTCCGACGAGGCCGCCGCCTCGAAGCGGATCGACGAGTTCAGCGGGAACGACGACCGCTGGATGGTCGCCGTCCGCATGGTGTCCGAGGGTGTCGACGTGCCCCGCCTCGCCGTCGGCGTGTACGCCACCACCATCTCGACCCCGCTGTTCTTCGCGCAGGCCGTCGGACGTTTCGTGCGTTCGCGCAGGCGCGGCGAGACCGCGTCGGTGTTCCTTCCCACGATCCCCAACCTCCTCGGCTTCGCCAACGAGATGGAGGTCGAGCGCGACCACGTTCTCGACCGGCCGAAGAAGGACGGCGAGGAGGACCCCTACGCCGAGTCCGAGAAGGAGATGGCGGAGGCGGAGAAGCAGCAGGACGAGGACACCGGCGAGCAGGACATGCTGCCCTTCGAGGCGCTGGAGTCCGACGCCGTCTTCGACCGCGTCCTCTACGACGGCGCCGAGTTCGGCATGCAGGCCCACCCGGGAAGCGAGGAGGAGCAGGACTACCTCGGCATCCCCGGGCTCCTCGAACCCGATCAGGTGCAGCTGCTCCTCCAGAAGCGCCAGGCCCGGCAGATCGCACACAGCCGGAAGAAGCCGGACACCGAAGCGGACCTCCTCGAACTTCCCGCCGAACGGCGACCCGTCGTGTCGCACAAGGAACTCCTGGAGCTGCGCAAGCAGCTCAACACGATGGTCGGGGCGTATGTCCATCAGAGCGGCAAACCGCACGGGGTCGTCCACACCGAACTGCGCCGGGTGTGCGGCGGGCCGCCGAGCGCCGAGGCGACGGCCGGACAGATCCGCGAGCGGATCAAGAAAGTACAGGAATGGGCGACCCGCATGCGCTGA
- a CDS encoding IclR family transcriptional regulator encodes MTAETSQTLDRGLRVLKLLADTDHGLTVTELSNKLGVNRTVVYRLLATLEQHALVRRDLGGRARVGLGVLRLGRQVHPLVREAALPALRSLAEDIGATAHLTLVDGAEALAVAVVEPTWTDYHVAYRAGFRHPLDRGAAGRAILAARQGNLIEPGFTLTHGELEAGASGAAAPLVGITGIEGSVGVVMLADAVPERVGPRVVDAAREVADALR; translated from the coding sequence GTGACCGCGGAAACCTCCCAGACGCTCGACCGGGGACTCAGAGTCCTCAAACTGCTCGCCGACACCGACCACGGCCTGACCGTCACCGAGTTGTCCAACAAACTCGGGGTCAACAGGACCGTCGTCTACCGTCTGCTCGCCACACTCGAACAGCACGCTCTGGTGCGCCGCGACCTCGGCGGGCGTGCCCGCGTCGGTCTCGGCGTGCTCCGGCTGGGCCGCCAGGTCCATCCGCTGGTACGCGAGGCGGCGCTCCCGGCGCTGCGCTCGCTCGCCGAGGACATAGGTGCCACCGCCCACCTCACCCTGGTCGACGGGGCGGAGGCGCTGGCGGTCGCGGTCGTCGAACCGACCTGGACCGACTACCACGTGGCCTACCGGGCCGGTTTCCGGCACCCGCTGGACCGGGGCGCGGCGGGCCGGGCCATCCTGGCCGCCCGGCAGGGCAACCTGATCGAACCGGGCTTCACGCTCACCCACGGCGAGCTGGAGGCCGGCGCGAGCGGCGCCGCGGCACCCCTGGTCGGGATCACCGGCATAGAGGGCAGCGTGGGTGTCGTGATGCTCGCGGACGCCGTACCGGAGCGCGTCGGCCCGCGCGTGGTGGACGCCGCCCGGGAAGTGGCGGACGCACTGCGCTGA
- a CDS encoding S16 family serine protease has protein sequence MLSRLTRPRALALCALPVAALFAFVGLAPLPYAIAQPGSTADVLGVNKGRQVITITGVPVRETKGELLMTTILATGPGVDNDLADVADAWIRADRAVLPHDLVYPPGKSDAEVEKYNLGQMKESQDAATLAALDYLGLDPNDVEVRLELADVGGPSAGFLFSLGIVDKLEGDGSGGDLTGGRTIAGTGTIEPDGTVGAVGGVSLKTQAAGRDGASVFLVPLAECSDAQAELPEGMRLIPVSTLSDAIESLKALQQGSETGVRHC, from the coding sequence GTGCTCTCCCGTCTCACGCGCCCCCGTGCTCTCGCGCTCTGTGCCCTGCCCGTCGCCGCGCTCTTCGCGTTCGTCGGCCTGGCGCCGCTGCCGTACGCCATCGCGCAACCCGGATCGACCGCCGACGTACTCGGTGTGAACAAGGGGCGCCAGGTGATCACCATCACCGGCGTGCCGGTCCGCGAGACGAAGGGCGAGCTGCTGATGACGACGATCCTGGCGACCGGACCGGGTGTGGACAACGACCTCGCGGACGTGGCCGACGCCTGGATCCGGGCCGACCGGGCCGTGCTGCCGCACGACCTCGTCTATCCGCCGGGCAAGTCGGACGCCGAGGTCGAGAAGTACAACCTCGGGCAGATGAAGGAGTCCCAGGACGCCGCGACCCTCGCCGCCCTCGATTACCTCGGCCTCGACCCGAACGACGTAGAGGTCAGGCTCGAGCTGGCCGACGTCGGCGGACCGAGCGCCGGTTTCCTCTTCTCCCTCGGGATCGTCGACAAGCTCGAAGGCGACGGTTCCGGCGGCGATCTGACCGGCGGCCGGACCATCGCGGGCACGGGAACCATCGAGCCGGACGGGACCGTCGGGGCGGTGGGCGGGGTGTCCCTGAAGACCCAGGCCGCAGGCCGGGACGGGGCGTCGGTCTTCCTCGTCCCGCTGGCCGAGTGCTCCGACGCCCAGGCGGAGCTCCCCGAGGGCATGCGGCTGATCCCCGTCTCCACCCTCAGCGACGCGATCGAGTCGCTGAAGGCATTGCAGCAGGGCAGTGAGACGGGGGTCCGGCACTGCTGA
- a CDS encoding ArsR/SmtB family transcription factor, whose amino-acid sequence MSEPEEFLSRTLDPRSLRGLAHPLRIQLLRALRHHGPATASQLADRLGESSGATSYHLRQLAAHGFVEDDPSQGKGRERWWKAAQQGTAFDSALYENPDPEVQGAVEIFLHEIATIHTQELSTWLGTRRDWDDDWAAASDMSDFTLRLPPGKLRELNEKVHELIDSYREDAEAEAPEAHRVRMHLHAFPQRER is encoded by the coding sequence ATGTCCGAGCCCGAAGAGTTCCTGAGCCGCACGCTGGACCCTCGATCCCTGCGCGGACTGGCACATCCGCTACGCATACAACTGCTGCGCGCCCTGCGGCACCACGGGCCGGCCACGGCTTCCCAGCTGGCCGATCGGCTGGGCGAGTCCAGCGGCGCCACGAGCTACCACCTGCGTCAGCTCGCCGCCCACGGCTTCGTCGAGGACGACCCGTCCCAGGGGAAGGGCCGGGAGCGGTGGTGGAAGGCCGCCCAGCAGGGGACGGCCTTCGACTCGGCGCTCTACGAGAACCCCGACCCCGAGGTGCAGGGTGCCGTGGAGATCTTCCTGCACGAGATAGCGACGATCCACACGCAGGAGCTGTCGACCTGGCTCGGGACGCGCCGCGACTGGGACGACGACTGGGCCGCGGCCTCGGACATGAGCGACTTCACGCTGCGGCTCCCGCCCGGGAAGCTGCGCGAGCTCAACGAGAAGGTCCACGAACTCATCGACAGCTACCGCGAGGACGCCGAGGCCGAGGCCCCCGAAGCCCACCGCGTACGGATGCACCTGCACGCCTTCCCCCAGCGGGAGCGCTGA
- a CDS encoding Lrp/AsnC family transcriptional regulator yields the protein MAIDHLDGRLIVLLAREPRIGVLEASRRLGVARGTVQARLDRLQSSGVVRGFGPQVDPAALGYPVTAFATLEIKQGQGQDVRAHLATVPEVLELHTTTGHGDMLCRLVARSNADLQRVIDRVVGFEGIVRASTAIVMENPVPLRVIPLVEQAAGDEPL from the coding sequence ATGGCGATCGATCATCTGGACGGCCGCCTGATCGTGTTGCTCGCGCGGGAGCCGAGGATCGGGGTCCTGGAGGCGTCGCGGCGGCTCGGTGTGGCGCGCGGAACGGTCCAGGCGCGGCTCGACCGGCTCCAGTCCAGCGGTGTCGTCCGAGGCTTCGGGCCGCAGGTCGACCCGGCCGCGCTCGGCTACCCCGTGACGGCCTTCGCGACCCTGGAGATCAAGCAGGGCCAGGGGCAGGACGTACGGGCCCACCTGGCCACCGTGCCCGAGGTGCTGGAACTGCACACGACCACGGGGCACGGCGACATGCTGTGCCGCCTGGTCGCACGCTCGAACGCCGACCTCCAGCGGGTCATCGACCGGGTCGTCGGCTTCGAGGGAATCGTACGGGCGTCCACGGCGATCGTGATGGAGAATCCGGTGCCGCTGCGGGTCATTCCCCTGGTGGAGCAGGCGGCGGGGGACGAGCCGCTGTAG
- the hppD gene encoding 4-hydroxyphenylpyruvate dioxygenase gives MTIDPTPSTARQADPFPVKGMDAVVFAVGNAKQAAHYYSTAFGMKLVAYSGPENGSRETASYVLTNGSARFVFTSVVKVSTDWGRFLAEHVAEHGDGVVDLAIEVPDARAAYAYAVAHGAAGITEPYERKDENGTVVLAAIATYGKTRHTLVERSGYDGPYLPGFVPAAPIVEPPAKRTFQAIDHCVGNVELGKMNEWVGFYNQVMGFTNMKEFVGDDIATEYSALMSKVVADGTLKVKFPINEPAIAKKKSQIDEYLEFYGGAGVQHIALATNDIVATVRAMRAAGVAFLDTPDSYYDTLGEWAGETRVPVETLRELKILVDRDEDGYLLQIFTKPVQDRPTVFFEMIERHGSMGFGKGNFKALFEAIEREQEKRGNL, from the coding sequence ATGACCATCGACCCCACCCCTTCCACGGCGCGGCAGGCCGATCCCTTCCCCGTGAAGGGAATGGACGCGGTCGTCTTCGCCGTCGGCAACGCCAAGCAGGCCGCGCACTACTACTCCACGGCCTTCGGTATGAAGCTCGTCGCCTACTCCGGACCGGAGAACGGCAGCCGCGAGACCGCCAGCTACGTCCTCACGAACGGTTCCGCCCGCTTCGTCTTCACCTCCGTCGTCAAGGTCTCGACCGACTGGGGCCGCTTCCTGGCCGAGCACGTCGCCGAGCACGGTGACGGCGTGGTCGACCTCGCGATCGAGGTGCCGGACGCGCGCGCCGCGTACGCCTACGCGGTCGCGCACGGCGCCGCCGGCATCACGGAGCCGTACGAGCGCAAGGACGAGAACGGCACCGTCGTCCTCGCCGCCATCGCCACCTACGGCAAGACCCGCCACACCCTCGTCGAGCGCTCCGGCTACGACGGCCCGTACCTCCCCGGCTTCGTCCCGGCCGCTCCGATCGTCGAGCCGCCGGCCAAGCGCACCTTCCAGGCCATCGACCACTGCGTCGGCAACGTCGAGCTCGGCAAGATGAACGAGTGGGTCGGCTTCTACAACCAGGTCATGGGCTTCACGAACATGAAGGAGTTCGTGGGCGACGACATCGCCACCGAGTACTCCGCCCTGATGTCGAAGGTCGTCGCCGACGGCACGCTCAAGGTCAAGTTCCCGATCAACGAGCCGGCGATCGCGAAGAAGAAGTCGCAGATCGACGAGTACCTGGAGTTCTACGGCGGTGCGGGCGTCCAGCACATCGCGCTCGCCACGAACGACATCGTCGCCACCGTGCGGGCGATGCGGGCGGCGGGCGTCGCGTTCCTCGACACCCCCGACTCGTACTACGACACCCTCGGCGAGTGGGCGGGCGAGACCCGCGTGCCGGTCGAGACGCTGCGCGAGCTGAAGATCCTCGTCGACCGCGACGAGGACGGCTACCTGCTCCAGATCTTCACCAAGCCGGTCCAGGACCGTCCGACCGTGTTCTTCGAGATGATCGAGCGGCACGGCTCCATGGGCTTCGGCAAGGGCAACTTCAAGGCCCTGTTCGAGGCCATCGAGCGCGAGCAGGAGAAGCGCGGAAACCTCTGA
- a CDS encoding tetratricopeptide repeat protein, producing the protein MKRVMKTENVSRRILVAGVGAVCAATALVYLPALLPGLFDDGAPAANGPAARATLAARTGAPAALPDLAALIDDREKWLAEHGDDDASWAVLGAAYAERGARLGDAASFPKAEQALRRSLRERSAAGGNLDAQLGLGLLANARGEWKSARTFAEQVRKANPKRWSTYPVLIDAYSGIGDYTSARKAMETLEKLRSGAMVSARAARVHRDHGWREDAWADAEHAAALAGTPPEKAAALARLGDLAWERGEPEEALAQYGTALRVVPGHGPALAGRARARAALGRTDEAAGDYRTVLEKSPLPEYVLAAGELHESMGLDGDARSLYERLRTEAWRNGADGQVVLGLYEADHGDPAAAVRRLQAEWARGHGSMQVADALGWALYRADRAREALPYAKRATEEGMRSALFAYHRGVIEQALEEYGPARRHLAEALRINPYFSPLLAPRAREAVAALGAPSDELPEELRPESEAGPAKTGTEKKAPARNPAAGSGAAGAARTGGTSSGDAEAPGAPETPGVPGTARAERSASREVPGEPRP; encoded by the coding sequence ATGAAGCGCGTCATGAAGACGGAGAACGTGTCGCGGAGGATTCTCGTCGCCGGGGTGGGCGCGGTGTGCGCGGCCACGGCACTGGTGTACCTCCCGGCACTCCTGCCCGGCCTGTTCGACGACGGGGCGCCGGCGGCGAACGGCCCCGCCGCGCGGGCGACGCTCGCGGCCCGGACCGGCGCCCCGGCGGCACTGCCCGATCTGGCCGCGCTGATCGACGACCGGGAGAAGTGGCTGGCGGAACACGGCGACGACGACGCCTCCTGGGCGGTGCTCGGCGCCGCCTACGCGGAGCGGGGTGCCCGCCTGGGTGACGCCGCGTCCTTTCCGAAAGCGGAACAGGCCCTGCGGCGTTCCCTGAGGGAACGGTCGGCCGCGGGCGGGAACCTGGACGCCCAGCTCGGACTCGGGCTGCTGGCGAACGCGCGCGGCGAGTGGAAGTCGGCGCGGACGTTCGCCGAGCAGGTCCGCAAGGCGAACCCCAAGCGCTGGTCGACGTATCCGGTGCTGATCGACGCCTACAGCGGCATCGGCGACTACACGTCCGCCCGGAAGGCCATGGAGACGCTGGAGAAGCTGCGTTCGGGCGCGATGGTCAGCGCGCGTGCCGCGCGGGTGCACCGCGATCACGGCTGGCGGGAGGACGCCTGGGCGGACGCGGAGCACGCGGCCGCGCTGGCGGGCACGCCGCCGGAGAAGGCGGCGGCGCTGGCCCGGCTGGGTGATCTGGCCTGGGAGCGGGGCGAGCCGGAGGAGGCGCTGGCCCAGTACGGGACCGCGCTGCGCGTCGTGCCGGGGCACGGTCCGGCGCTGGCCGGGCGGGCGCGGGCTCGGGCGGCGCTGGGCCGTACCGACGAGGCGGCGGGCGACTACCGCACCGTGCTGGAGAAGTCGCCCCTTCCGGAGTACGTCCTGGCGGCCGGCGAACTGCACGAGTCGATGGGGCTGGACGGTGACGCTCGCTCGCTGTACGAGCGGTTGCGCACGGAGGCGTGGCGCAACGGCGCCGACGGGCAGGTGGTGCTGGGTCTGTACGAGGCGGACCACGGGGACCCGGCGGCTGCGGTGCGGCGGCTGCAGGCGGAATGGGCGCGCGGGCACGGTTCGATGCAGGTGGCGGACGCGCTGGGCTGGGCGCTCTACCGCGCGGACCGGGCGCGCGAGGCACTGCCCTACGCGAAGCGGGCGACGGAGGAGGGCATGCGCAGCGCGCTGTTCGCCTACCACCGGGGTGTCATCGAGCAGGCTCTTGAGGAGTACGGGCCGGCCCGTCGGCACCTCGCGGAGGCGCTGCGGATCAATCCGTACTTCTCGCCGCTGCTGGCGCCGCGGGCACGGGAGGCGGTGGCGGCGCTCGGTGCCCCGTCGGACGAGTTGCCGGAGGAACTGCGTCCGGAGTCGGAAGCGGGACCGGCGAAGACCGGGACGGAGAAGAAGGCACCGGCGAGGAACCCGGCGGCGGGGAGTGGGGCGGCGGGCGCCGCCAGGACGGGCGGCACCTCGTCCGGTGACGCGGAGGCGCCGGGTGCGCCCGAGACGCCGGGGGTTCCCGGGACAGCGCGAGCGGAGCGGTCCGCTTCGCGGGAGGTTCCGGGGGAGCCTCGGCCGTAG
- a CDS encoding FAD-binding oxidoreductase, with the protein MDDLLTRLHERLCAGLPAEAVLTDPDVTASYSRDMASFCAAGNPAAVVLPRTVEQVRHVMRVATELRVPVVPQGARTGLSGAANASEGCIVLSLVAMDRILEIDPVDRIAVVEPGVVNAALSRAVNEYGLCYPPDPSSWQTCTIGGNIGTASGGLCCVKYGVTAEYVLGLDVVLADGRLLSTGRRTAKGVAGYDLTRLFVGSEGSLGIVVRAVLALRPRPPRQLVLAAEFPSTGAACAAVCSIMERGHTPSLLEIMDRTTVRAVNKLAHMGLPETTEALLLCAFDTPEPTEDLAAVGELCAAVGATEVVPAADAAESELLLQARRLSLTALEAIKTATMIDDVCVPRTKLAAMLDGTAAIAEKFGLTIGVCAHAGDGNTHPVVCFDHTDEDESRRARESFDAIMALGLELGGTITGEHGVGTLKKQWLARELGPVGMELQRGIKRTFDPLGLLNPGKLF; encoded by the coding sequence ATGGACGATCTTCTGACGCGGCTCCACGAACGCCTTTGCGCGGGACTACCCGCCGAGGCGGTCCTCACCGACCCGGACGTCACCGCCTCCTACAGCCGCGACATGGCGAGCTTCTGCGCGGCGGGGAACCCCGCGGCCGTCGTGCTCCCGCGCACCGTCGAGCAGGTCCGGCACGTCATGCGGGTCGCGACCGAACTCCGCGTACCGGTCGTCCCCCAGGGCGCGCGTACCGGCCTGTCCGGTGCCGCGAACGCGTCCGAAGGCTGCATCGTGCTCTCCCTGGTCGCAATGGACCGGATCCTGGAGATCGACCCGGTGGACCGGATCGCCGTGGTGGAGCCGGGGGTGGTGAACGCCGCGCTGTCGCGCGCGGTGAACGAGTACGGCCTCTGCTACCCTCCTGACCCCTCCAGCTGGCAGACGTGCACCATCGGAGGGAACATCGGCACCGCGTCGGGCGGGCTGTGCTGCGTGAAGTACGGGGTCACCGCCGAGTACGTCCTCGGCCTCGACGTCGTCCTCGCCGACGGCCGGCTGCTCTCCACCGGCCGCCGCACCGCCAAGGGCGTCGCGGGATACGACCTGACCCGGCTCTTCGTGGGCTCCGAGGGCAGTCTCGGCATCGTGGTCAGGGCGGTGCTGGCGCTCCGTCCCCGGCCGCCACGACAGCTGGTGCTGGCGGCCGAGTTCCCCTCGACCGGGGCCGCCTGCGCGGCGGTCTGCAGCATCATGGAGCGGGGCCACACCCCCTCACTGCTGGAGATCATGGACCGCACCACGGTGCGCGCCGTCAACAAGCTGGCCCACATGGGGCTTCCGGAGACGACCGAGGCGCTGTTGCTGTGCGCCTTCGACACACCCGAACCGACGGAGGACCTGGCCGCGGTCGGGGAGCTGTGCGCGGCGGTCGGGGCGACCGAAGTGGTGCCGGCCGCGGACGCCGCCGAGTCCGAACTGCTCCTCCAGGCCCGCAGGCTGTCACTGACCGCCCTGGAGGCGATCAAGACGGCGACGATGATCGACGATGTGTGCGTGCCCCGTACGAAGCTCGCCGCGATGCTCGACGGCACGGCCGCCATCGCGGAGAAGTTCGGGCTGACGATCGGTGTGTGCGCGCACGCGGGCGACGGCAACACCCATCCGGTGGTCTGTTTCGACCACACCGACGAGGACGAGTCGCGTCGGGCACGGGAGTCCTTCGACGCGATCATGGCACTGGGCCTGGAACTGGGCGGCACGATCACCGGCGAACACGGCGTGGGCACTCTGAAAAAGCAGTGGCTGGCAAGGGAGTTGGGTCCGGTGGGGATGGAACTGCAGCGTGGTATCAAGCGCACCTTCGACCCTCTCGGCCTGCTGAACCCCGGAAAGCTCTTCTGA